One genomic window of Mus musculus strain C57BL/6J chromosome 4, GRCm38.p6 C57BL/6J includes the following:
- the Zbtb5 gene encoding zinc finger and BTB domain-containing protein 5 → MDFPGHFEQIFQQLNYQRLHGQLCDCVIVVGNRHFKAHRSVLAACSTHFRALFSVAEGDQTMNMIQLDSEVVTAEAFAALIDMMYTSTLMLGESNVMDVLLAASHLHLNSVVKACKHYLTTRTLPMSPSSERAQEQSARMQRSFMLQQLGLSIVSSALSSSQSAEEPTAPMSSSMRSSLDQRTPFPMRRLHKRKQSVEERARQRLRSSMEESAISDVTPESGPAGVHSREEFFSPDSLKIVDNPKPDGMADNQEDGAMMFDRPFGAQEDAQVPSQSDGSAGNMASRATQVETSFEQEAVAEKGSFQCENPEVGLGEKEHMRVVVKSEPLSSPEPQDEVSDVTSQAEGSESVEVEGVVVSAEKIDLSPESSDRSFSDPQSSTDRVGDIHILEVTNNLEHKTSFSISNFLNKSRGSNFSASQSTDDNLPNTTSDCRLEGEAPYLLSPEAGPAGGPSSAPGSHVENPFSEPADSHFVRPMQEVMGLPCVQTSGYQGEQFGMDFSRSGLGLHSSFSRAMMGSPRGGASNFPYYRRIAPKMPVVTSVRSSQISENSASSQLMMNGATSFENGHTSQPGPPQLTRASADVLSKCKKALSEHNVLVVEGARKYACKICCKTFLTLTDCKKHIRVHTGEKPYACLKCGKRFSQSSHLYKHSKTTCLRWQSSNLPSTLL, encoded by the coding sequence ATGGATTTTCCTGGTCACTTTGAGCAGATCTTTCAGCAGCTGAACTACCAGAGACTTCATGGGCAGCTGTGTGACTGTGTCATTGTAGTGGGGAACAGGCATTTCAAAGCCCACCGCTCCGTGCTGGCAGCATGCAGTACGCATTTCCGAGCACTGTTCTCGGTGGCGGAAGGAGATCAGACCATGAACATGATCCAGCTAGATAGTGAGGTGGTGACAGCCGAGGCCTTCGCCGCCCTGATTGACATGATGTATACCTCCACCCTCATGCTAGGGGAGAGCAACGTTATGGATGTCTTATTGGCAGCCTCTCACCTGCATCTGAACTCCGTTGTTAAGGCATGTAAACATTACCTGACGACAAGGACGCTCCCCATGTCTCCCTCTAGTGAGCGTGCTCAGGAGCAGAGTGCCCGCATGCAGCGCTCTTTTATGCTGCAGCAGCTGGGACTCAGCATTGTGAGCTCAGCCCTCAGTTCCAGCCAGAGTGCCGAGGAGCCGACAGCCCCTATGAGCTCATCCATGCGCAGCAGCCTGGACCAGCGGACACCCTTCCCCATGAGACGCCTTCACAAGCGCAAACAGTCTGTAGAGGAGCGGGCCCGGCAGCGCCTGCGATCCTCCATGGAGGAATCTGCCATTTCAGATGTTACTCCAGAGAGCGGGCCTGCGGGAGTTCATTCCCGGGAGGAATTCTTCTCACCGGATTCTCTGAAAATTGTGGATAATCCTAAACCCGATGGGATGGCTGACAACCAGGAAGACGGTGCCATGATGTTTGATCGGCCTTTTGGTGCCCAAGAAGATGCTCAAGTGCCCAGCCAGTCAGATGGCAGTGCTGGCAACATGGCCTCTCGTGCAACTCAGGTTGAAACGAGTTTTGAACAAGAGGCCGTGGCTGAGAAAGGCAGTTTCCAGTGTGAAAATCCTGAGGTTGGCCTCGGGGAGAAGGAGCACATGAGAGTGGTGGTGAAGTCTGAGCCCCTGAGCTCTCCCGAGCCGCAGGATGAAGTGAGCGACGTGACCTCCCAAGCAGAGGGCAGTGAGTCTGTGGAGGTGGAAGGAGTGGTGGTCAGTGCCGAGAAGATAGACCTCAGCCCTGAAAGCAGTGACCGGAGCTTTTCCGATCCCCAGTCCAGCACCGACAGGGTCGGGGACATCCACATCTTGGAAGTCACGAATAATCTAGAACATAAGACCTCTTTtagtatttccaattttctcaacAAGAGCAGGGGGAGTAATTTCAGTGCAAGTCAGAGCACTGACGACAACCTCCCAAACACCACCAGTGACTGTAGGCTCGAGGGCGAGGCCCCTTATCTGTTGAGTCCAGAGGCTGGGCCAGCAGGTGGGCCTTCCTCTGCCCCTGGTTCCCATGTAGAGAACCCGTTCAGTGAGCCTGCAGACTCCCACTTCGTCAGACCTATGCAGGAGGTGATGGGCCTGCCCTGTGTGCAGACCTCAGGCTACCAAGGAGAACAATTCGGGATGGATTTTTCCAGGTCTGGCTTGGGTCTCCACTCATCCTTCTCCAGGGCCATGATGGGTTCCCCACGAGGAGGGGCCAGTAACTTTCCATATTACCGACGAATAGCTCCAAAAATGCCAGTGGTAACTTCTGTCAGGAGCTCGCAGATCTCTGAAAATTCAGCCAGTTCCCAGCTAATGATGAACGGGGCCACCTCATTTGAAAATGGCCACACCTCCCAGCCTGGCCCTCCTCAGTTGACCAGGGCATCTGCTGATGTCTTGTCAAAGTGCAAGAAGGCCTTATCGGAGCACAATGTCTTGGTTGTGGAGGGAGCTCGAAAGTATGCCTGCAAAATCTGCTGTAAAACCTTCCTGACTCTGACGGATTGCAAGAAACACATCCGGGTCCACACAGGAGAAAAGCCGTACGCCTGCCTCAAGTGTGGCAAACGGTTCAGTCAGTCCAGCCACCTATATAAACACTCGAAAACGACCTGCCTGCGCTGGCAGAGCAGCAACCTCCCCAGCACCCTGCTCTGA